In one Myxocyprinus asiaticus isolate MX2 ecotype Aquarium Trade chromosome 29, UBuf_Myxa_2, whole genome shotgun sequence genomic region, the following are encoded:
- the LOC127420404 gene encoding transcription elongation factor A protein 2-like isoform X3: MSVNAVRKQSSDEEVQILAKSLIKTWKKLLDGSEGKSEDKKKGGSPLQSSSKDCPGSSDTSNKLEMPKTPTTPVTPKFTTFPPAPITTDSVRTKCRELLVAALQTDGDYKTIGADCEHLAAQIEDCIYQEFKSTDMKYKSRLRSRISNLKDQKNPDLRRNVLCGNISADRISNMTAEEMASAELKEIRKALTKESIREHQLSKVGGTETDMFICGKCKGKNCTYTQVQTRSADEPMTTFVLCNECGNRWKFC, translated from the exons ATGTCTGTAAATGCCGTGCGGAAACAGAGTTCTGATGAGGAGGTGCAAATTCTGGCAAAATCACTCATCAAGACCTGGAAGAAACTACTGG ATGGTTCTGAGGGTAAATCAGAGGACAAGAAGAAAGGAGGATCTCCACTCCAGTCCTCCTCTAAAGACTGCCCTGGATCCAGTGACACCAG TAACAAACTGGAGATGCCAAAAACTCCCACCACCCCTGTAACCCCCAAATTCACCACCTTCCCACCTGCACCCATCACGACTGACAGCGTGCGAACTAAATGCAGAGAGCTGCTGGTGGCAGCCCTACAGACTGACG GTGATTACAAAACAATTGGTGCAGACTGTGAACACTTGGCAGCACAGATTGAAGATT GTATCTACCAAGAGTTCAAGTCCACTGACATGAAGTATAAGTCCAGACTGAGGAGTCGCATCTCCAACCTAAAGGACCAGAAAAACCCAGACTTGCGCCGGAACGTTTTGTGCGGCAACATCTCGGCAGACCGTATTTCCAACATGACTGCAGAA GAGATGGCTAGTGCGGAGCTGAAAGAGATCAGGAAAGCGCTGACCAAGGAGTCAATTCGAGAGCACCAGCTGTCTAAAGTGGGTGGCACGGAGACTGACATGTTCATCTGTGGCAAGTGCAAGGGCAAGAACTGCACCTACACTCAG GTCCAGACACGCAGCGCTGATGAACCCATGACCACCTTCGTGCTGTGCAACGAGTGTGGAAACCGGTGGAAG TTTTGTTAA
- the LOC127420404 gene encoding transcription elongation factor A protein 2-like isoform X2 → MPCGNRVLMRRCKFWQNHSSRPGRNYWMVLRVNQRTRRKEDLHSSPPLKTALDPVTPGLTALHLHGNSCKIGYNFTQKSNKLEMPKTPTTPVTPKFTTFPPAPITTDSVRTKCRELLVAALQTDGDYKTIGADCEHLAAQIEDCIYQEFKSTDMKYKSRLRSRISNLKDQKNPDLRRNVLCGNISADRISNMTAEEMASAELKEIRKALTKESIREHQLSKVGGTETDMFICGKCKGKNCTYTQVQTRSADEPMTTFVLCNECGNRWKFC, encoded by the exons ATGCCGTGCGGAAACAGAGTTCTGATGAGGAGGTGCAAATTCTGGCAAAATCACTCATCAAGACCTGGAAGAAACTACTGG ATGGTTCTGAGGGTAAATCAGAGGACAAGAAGAAAGGAGGATCTCCACTCCAGTCCTCCTCTAAAGACTGCCCTGGATCCAGTGACACCAG GGCTTACGgcattacatcttcatggcaacagttgtaaaattggatataactttacacagaaaag TAACAAACTGGAGATGCCAAAAACTCCCACCACCCCTGTAACCCCCAAATTCACCACCTTCCCACCTGCACCCATCACGACTGACAGCGTGCGAACTAAATGCAGAGAGCTGCTGGTGGCAGCCCTACAGACTGACG GTGATTACAAAACAATTGGTGCAGACTGTGAACACTTGGCAGCACAGATTGAAGATT GTATCTACCAAGAGTTCAAGTCCACTGACATGAAGTATAAGTCCAGACTGAGGAGTCGCATCTCCAACCTAAAGGACCAGAAAAACCCAGACTTGCGCCGGAACGTTTTGTGCGGCAACATCTCGGCAGACCGTATTTCCAACATGACTGCAGAA GAGATGGCTAGTGCGGAGCTGAAAGAGATCAGGAAAGCGCTGACCAAGGAGTCAATTCGAGAGCACCAGCTGTCTAAAGTGGGTGGCACGGAGACTGACATGTTCATCTGTGGCAAGTGCAAGGGCAAGAACTGCACCTACACTCAG GTCCAGACACGCAGCGCTGATGAACCCATGACCACCTTCGTGCTGTGCAACGAGTGTGGAAACCGGTGGAAG TTTTGTTAA
- the LOC127420404 gene encoding transcription elongation factor A protein 2-like isoform X1: MVKDQEVERIAKKLDKMVHKKNTDGAIDLLQELKNMKMSLETLQSTRIGMSVNAVRKQSSDEEVQILAKSLIKTWKKLLDGSEGKSEDKKKGGSPLQSSSKDCPGSSDTSNKLEMPKTPTTPVTPKFTTFPPAPITTDSVRTKCRELLVAALQTDGDYKTIGADCEHLAAQIEDCIYQEFKSTDMKYKSRLRSRISNLKDQKNPDLRRNVLCGNISADRISNMTAEEMASAELKEIRKALTKESIREHQLSKVGGTETDMFICGKCKGKNCTYTQVQTRSADEPMTTFVLCNECGNRWKFC; encoded by the exons GATGGGGCCATTGACCTGCTTCAGGAGCTGAAGAACATGAAAATGTCTCTGGAGACCCTACAG TCCACGCGGATCGGGATGTCTGTAAATGCCGTGCGGAAACAGAGTTCTGATGAGGAGGTGCAAATTCTGGCAAAATCACTCATCAAGACCTGGAAGAAACTACTGG ATGGTTCTGAGGGTAAATCAGAGGACAAGAAGAAAGGAGGATCTCCACTCCAGTCCTCCTCTAAAGACTGCCCTGGATCCAGTGACACCAG TAACAAACTGGAGATGCCAAAAACTCCCACCACCCCTGTAACCCCCAAATTCACCACCTTCCCACCTGCACCCATCACGACTGACAGCGTGCGAACTAAATGCAGAGAGCTGCTGGTGGCAGCCCTACAGACTGACG GTGATTACAAAACAATTGGTGCAGACTGTGAACACTTGGCAGCACAGATTGAAGATT GTATCTACCAAGAGTTCAAGTCCACTGACATGAAGTATAAGTCCAGACTGAGGAGTCGCATCTCCAACCTAAAGGACCAGAAAAACCCAGACTTGCGCCGGAACGTTTTGTGCGGCAACATCTCGGCAGACCGTATTTCCAACATGACTGCAGAA GAGATGGCTAGTGCGGAGCTGAAAGAGATCAGGAAAGCGCTGACCAAGGAGTCAATTCGAGAGCACCAGCTGTCTAAAGTGGGTGGCACGGAGACTGACATGTTCATCTGTGGCAAGTGCAAGGGCAAGAACTGCACCTACACTCAG GTCCAGACACGCAGCGCTGATGAACCCATGACCACCTTCGTGCTGTGCAACGAGTGTGGAAACCGGTGGAAG TTTTGTTAA